Proteins from a genomic interval of Vibrio casei:
- the pdxH gene encoding pyridoxamine 5'-phosphate oxidase, with protein sequence MKLTDIRREYSLNGLKRSQLLANPIDQFNLWLEQAIDAGLTDPTAMTVATVDEYGQPFQRIVLLKNVDDDGFVFYTNLGSRKAQHLQHNNKISLHFPWHPLERQVHITGTVEKLSAMENMKYFTSRPKESQLAAWASKQSNRISARNVLEGKYMELKAKFAEGKIPVPTFWGGFRVKVDSIEFWQGGEHRLHDRFIYEKSDESDWDVSRLAP encoded by the coding sequence ATGAAACTTACCGATATTCGTCGAGAATATTCATTAAATGGACTTAAGCGGTCTCAGCTGTTGGCCAATCCAATTGATCAATTTAATCTTTGGTTAGAGCAAGCCATTGACGCAGGGTTAACTGATCCAACCGCGATGACGGTGGCGACCGTGGATGAGTATGGTCAACCTTTTCAGCGGATAGTTTTATTGAAAAATGTGGATGACGATGGGTTTGTTTTTTATACCAACCTTGGAAGTCGTAAGGCCCAGCACTTACAACATAACAATAAAATCAGCTTACATTTCCCGTGGCATCCTTTAGAAAGACAAGTTCATATTACCGGCACGGTTGAGAAATTATCTGCAATGGAAAATATGAAATACTTCACCTCTCGCCCCAAAGAAAGTCAATTAGCTGCTTGGGCGAGTAAGCAAAGTAACCGAATTTCAGCTCGTAATGTGTTAGAAGGAAAGTACATGGAACTAAAAGCCAAATTTGCTGAAGGTAAAATTCCAGTGCCGACTTTTTGGGGGGGATTTCGCGTAAAAGTTGATAGCATTGAATTTTGGCAAGGCGGTGAACATCGTTTGCATGATCGATTTATTTATGAAAAATCAGACGAATCTGACTGGGATGTTTCTCGATTAGCGCCATAA
- a CDS encoding helix-turn-helix transcriptional regulator — MIKPNDFHHYPPKPAQVITLPSYMNRHHHDYTQIVIGLTGRAEFDVDGEVNLIGPGQGCIVRASSEHSFGGIGTSDILVLNFINMTEQDSQVSHLLEELLADEVYFQLDFQIQQLVRMLVQEIKSSPDDLLLCRACQDTIIALLYRHIKKFEMFKKGNRLNMDLLDRYIHQHLASKISVSDLAACVFLGESQFHLVFKTQIGITPHQYVLNKRIEMAKNLIKEGQYNLGHIAELIGFSDQSVFTHTFTRLVDVSPSQYRKQIQ; from the coding sequence ATGATTAAACCAAATGACTTTCATCATTATCCACCAAAGCCTGCGCAAGTTATTACGTTACCCAGTTATATGAATAGGCATCATCATGACTATACCCAAATCGTGATTGGCTTAACTGGGCGTGCTGAATTTGATGTCGATGGCGAGGTGAATTTAATTGGGCCCGGCCAAGGTTGTATTGTTCGAGCTTCTTCTGAGCATAGTTTCGGTGGTATTGGTACATCAGATATTCTTGTATTGAATTTTATCAACATGACGGAACAAGATTCTCAGGTTTCCCATTTACTTGAAGAGTTATTGGCTGACGAGGTGTACTTTCAGCTCGATTTCCAGATACAACAATTAGTCAGAATGTTAGTACAAGAAATCAAATCCAGCCCTGATGATTTGCTCCTCTGCCGAGCGTGCCAGGATACCATCATTGCATTGCTGTATCGGCATATTAAAAAATTTGAAATGTTCAAAAAAGGGAATCGTTTGAATATGGATTTGCTTGATCGCTATATCCATCAACACTTAGCCAGTAAAATTAGTGTCTCTGACTTAGCCGCTTGTGTTTTTCTCGGGGAAAGCCAATTTCACTTAGTTTTTAAAACTCAGATAGGGATTACACCTCATCAGTATGTATTAAATAAACGCATTGAAATGGCGAAAAATCTTATTAAAGAAGGGCAGTACAATTTAGGCCATATTGCTGAATTAATTGGTTTTTCTGACCAAAGTGTTTTTACCCATACGTTTACCCGTTTAGTCGATGTTTCCCCTTCCCAATACCGCAAGCAAATACAATAA